The Stigmatella ashevillena genomic sequence AAGAATGCCCGCTTGCCTTCATTGCAGGTCTTGCACAGGGTCCAGAGGTTCTCTTCGCCGTTCGAGCCCCCGAGGTGGAGGGGCAGCTTGTGGTCCACTTCGAGCATCACCTCCGGACTGCGTTGAGGGCTGGCTCCACACATCTGACAGCGGCTTCCGTCCCGGAACAGGATGCGCGCTCTCAGGGTCTTGGAGACCCGGCCCGGTTCGTGCGCCTTCTGGCGCAGGCCACGCAGTTGGTAAAGAAACCGGCCCCTGGAGCGGATCCGTTTCAGGATGAAGACTTTGTCGAGATCCCGGAGCCGCCGATCAAAGTGCATCTGCTGGGCATATTCCGGAACTCGTGCCTTGAGCTCGTGGATGTCCAGGCCATCCGGTGCGGCAAACAGTTCTTCATAGATGCGGCGGCCTGCCTGGTTGGGGATCAGCTTGGCACATGGGGTGCTTCCTGGCTTGGGCAGACCGTTTCGCATGGTGCGGTGCTCTCTATCTCCTGCTCGCAGAAGACCTCCACAACTGTCGTACTAGTATGGCAAGGCACATGAGAACCGTTGATGAATGGAAGACGACGCTTCGCGCCGCGCTGAAAGAGGCGCTTCGCACTCGGAGCGCTCTGGCTTCGGCCGTACTCCGTGAAACGCTCGCGGCCATCGACAACGCGGAGGCTCCCGACGTGAGCGTTGCTCCACCGTCCGTCGGTGGCACATTCGCTGGAAGCGCCGGTGCGGTGGGGAGTGGTGAAGTGCCCCGCCTGGCCCTGACGCCGGACGCCGTGAATGCCGTCATCGAACGAGAGATTCAAGAACGGCGGGATGCGGTGGCGCTCTACGTCAAGCTCGGAAGACACGACGAAGCCAACGCAGTGAAGGCGCAACTGGACGTGCTCCTGGCGCTTTGAGCACGCGCGACGCCCAGGTCGAGCCTAGGCAAAGCGCAACTGCGCGGGAGCCTCGGCAATGGCCTTCGTCAGCGCTTTGCGGATGGCCAACCCCACCGCCCGCGCCACGGGAGGCGGAAATGCGTTCCCGACCTGACGGTAAGCGGCGGTCTTCCCTCCGGACAGGGTCCAGTCATCCGGAAACCCTTGCAGCCGCGCGACCATGGGCACTGTCAGCTTGGGCTTCTTGTCGAGAGGGAACGAGGCATCCGGCGCCGCGTTGGCAATGCCCAACCCATCGACGCCGAGCTTGGACCACTCGAGGCGCGCCCGGGTCGGTCCCAAATCCGGTCCACCGTGCTTCTTCGAGCCACCGACAATGGTGGGCGCCAAAGCTTGCGCACCGGCGATCCAGGCTTCAGCCCCCGGCCAACCCGCTGAGGCCATGAGGTCGCCAATCGTGTTTCCCACGGTGGGGCTCTCGCGCTGGGGCTTGGGCCATACGAAGTGCGCCGCCGCTACCGGCCGGAGCGCGACGAGAATGAAGCGGGGGCGGAGCTGAGGAACGCCGTAATCAGAGGCATTCAGCACGCGCCACGAGGGCTCATAGCCGAGGCGCTTCAGTCGGCTCAGGACCGACGCGCGGTACTCCGTGAACCGCTCCGCCGCGAGTCCCCGCACATTCTCCAGCATCACCGCCGCGGGGCGGATTTCCTCCACCAGACGCAGGGCCTCGGGGAACAGGTCGCGCTCATCGTCGGCCCCGAGCTGCTTGCCGGCAATGGAGAAGGGCGGACAGGGAACGCCGCCCGCGACGAGGTCCACTCCCCGGAAAGGTGTCCCCGAGAAATTCCGCAGGTCGTCCTCGAACACGCGCCACGAAGGTCTGTTCAGCCGGAGGGTGGCACAGGCGTGCTTGTCGATCTCGACAGCCGCCACATGCTCGAACCCGGCCAGATCCAGGCCGATGGCCTGCCCCCCTGCGCCTGCACAGATCTCGATCGCTGTCAGCGTGGGTCTGCTGGTGCGAAGACGTCTCGGCCTCACAGAGGGGCTCCTGCCACGAACTCGGGCGGGAGCGCCGCCACTGGACCGTTGAACCTATCGAGGAGGGCTGACATGGGCGCTTGTCGGCTGGAGGGGCAAGTCCGCGCAGCGGCCCTCTCTCGAAAGGGACGTTGGGCAGTGGGTCCATTCTCGCCGGTAACCCCGCTCCCTCCAGAAAAATGCCTTGGAGGAGGAAGGGCTCCTCATGAAGGCGAGAGGCCCCCTACTCGCCCTGCATCAGCCCTGTAATACGGCCATCGTCGTGGAGGGTGATGCGGCGGGCGGCGGGCTCGCGGGGCAAGCCCGGCATGGTGAGGATGTCGCCGGTGAGGGCCACCAGGAACCCCGCCCCCGCGGACAGGCGCACCTCGCGCACGGTGAGGGTGAAGCCTCGGGGCCGTCCCAGCTTCGAGGAATCGTCGGACAGGGACAGGTGCGTCTTGGCCATGCACACCGGCAGCGTCAGGCCGCCCAGATCGCGCAGGGCCTCCAGATCCTTCCGGGCCCCAGAGGTGAAGGCCACATCGCTGGCGCCGTACACCGTCCGGGCGATCGCCAGCACCTTCTCCTCCGGGGATTGGCTCAACTCATAGAGGAAGCGGGGACGCGGGGGCGCGGCGTCCGTCCGGTCGAGCATCTCCAGGACGCGATCCGCCAGCTCCAGCGCGCCCTCTCCGCCGCGCGAGAAGCCCTCGCACACGGCGGTTTCCACGCCGCGCTGCTGAGTGAAGGCGCGCAGCGTGTCCAACTCTGCCTGGGTGTCCTGTGGGAAGCGGTTGACGCAGACGACAGCCGGCAGACCAAAGGCCGTGATGGAATTCAGGTGTTGCTCCAGGTGCTCGAAGCCGCGCTGGAGCGCTTCCGGATCCGGAGACGCGAGCTGTGAAGCGGGCGCGCCCCCATGGTGCTTCAAGGCCCGCAGCGTGACGACCAGCACCACGCCCCGGGGCCACAGCCCCGAGGAGCGGCACTTGATGTCGAGGAACTTCTCGGCCCCCAGGTCGAAGCCGAAGCCGGCCTCGGTGATGACCTCGTCGCCGTAGGCCAGGGCCATGCGGGTGGCCAACACGGAGTTGCAGCCGTGGGCGATGTTGCCGAAGGGCCCAGCGTGGACGAAGGCGGGGCCTCCCTCGCGCGTCTGCACGAGGTTGGGCATCAGCGCGTCCTTGAGCAGCGCGACGAGGGCGGGTGCGGCGTGGAGGTCCGCGGCGCGCACGGGGGCGCCATCCGGCGCATGGCCCACGAGGATGCGCCCCAG encodes the following:
- a CDS encoding HNH endonuclease; the encoded protein is MRNGLPKPGSTPCAKLIPNQAGRRIYEELFAAPDGLDIHELKARVPEYAQQMHFDRRLRDLDKVFILKRIRSRGRFLYQLRGLRQKAHEPGRVSKTLRARILFRDGSRCQMCGASPQRSPEVMLEVDHKLPLHLGGSNGEENLWTLCKTCNEGKRAFFSSANKHAKKIKAAIHHPEVHRRLGTLLQAFGLGKNVPSYLLEMVASAQQYQEDWHRRLRELRDLGWDYEVTKRKEGNRFVTYYRLTKDGGWPQTGTLRQALRTQH
- a CDS encoding GatB/YqeY domain-containing protein; protein product: MRTVDEWKTTLRAALKEALRTRSALASAVLRETLAAIDNAEAPDVSVAPPSVGGTFAGSAGAVGSGEVPRLALTPDAVNAVIEREIQERRDAVALYVKLGRHDEANAVKAQLDVLLAL
- a CDS encoding formate--tetrahydrofolate ligase, producing MTLRPLSDVAADIRLSPEDVLPWGRDRAKVSLDALGRSQRQGRLVLVSAINPTPAGEGKTTMSVALAMGLRQRGRRAVAALREPSLGPVFGVKGGGTGGGQASLEPATDINLHFTGDIHAVTSAHNLLAALVDNAVYYGTPAVLDSTRVRWRRAMDMNDRFLRHVLVGLGGKAHGVPRETSFDITAASEVMAILALAENLQDLEARLGRILVGHAPDGAPVRAADLHAAPALVALLKDALMPNLVQTREGGPAFVHAGPFGNIAHGCNSVLATRMALAYGDEVITEAGFGFDLGAEKFLDIKCRSSGLWPRGVVLVVTLRALKHHGGAPASQLASPDPEALQRGFEHLEQHLNSITAFGLPAVVCVNRFPQDTQAELDTLRAFTQQRGVETAVCEGFSRGGEGALELADRVLEMLDRTDAAPPRPRFLYELSQSPEEKVLAIARTVYGASDVAFTSGARKDLEALRDLGGLTLPVCMAKTHLSLSDDSSKLGRPRGFTLTVREVRLSAGAGFLVALTGDILTMPGLPREPAARRITLHDDGRITGLMQGE
- a CDS encoding DNA cytosine methyltransferase — protein: MRPRRLRTSRPTLTAIEICAGAGGQAIGLDLAGFEHVAAVEIDKHACATLRLNRPSWRVFEDDLRNFSGTPFRGVDLVAGGVPCPPFSIAGKQLGADDERDLFPEALRLVEEIRPAAVMLENVRGLAAERFTEYRASVLSRLKRLGYEPSWRVLNASDYGVPQLRPRFILVALRPVAAAHFVWPKPQRESPTVGNTIGDLMASAGWPGAEAWIAGAQALAPTIVGGSKKHGGPDLGPTRARLEWSKLGVDGLGIANAAPDASFPLDKKPKLTVPMVARLQGFPDDWTLSGGKTAAYRQVGNAFPPPVARAVGLAIRKALTKAIAEAPAQLRFA